CGCTGGCCTACGCGTGCGGCATGCAGGGCGGCTGGGACTGGCTGATCCTCTCCTACTTCGTCTGCTGCGGCGTGAGCCGGCTGGCTCGCTACAACGTCACCGCGGAGTCGCTCACCGGCGACGAAGGCAAGGTCAGTCACTTCGAGGGCACCCCCATCCCCACCAGCCTCGCGCTCGTGGTGGTGCTGGCCGTCGCCACCTGGCAGGAGCGCATCGGTGCTTCGCTGTGGTTCGGCGTGGTGGACTTGGGCTGGCAGCTGCACCCGCTGGTGTTGCTCTTCGCGGTGTCCGGGTCGCTGATGATCAGCACCATCCGCGTGCCGAAGCCGTGAGCGCAGGCTGAGGATTCGCGAGATCTGGCTCGGGGGCGGATTCGCCTTGCTGCAAGGTTCAATGGGCACCCCCGGCTGGAAGCCGGGGGCAGCAGACCAGGCCTGGACCTGCCGAAAGTCCGCCCCTCGGGGGTCGGACTGCGTGGTCGAAGGC
The sequence above is a segment of the Sandaracinaceae bacterium genome. Coding sequences within it:
- a CDS encoding phosphatidylcholine/phosphatidylserine synthase, yielding MTTKRRFSMIRDFHLADWFTLGNAFCGTGAIFAALRFLQDGRQGDLLLGMGLIPIAFVFDALDGRIARSRHTSSVLGRELDSLSDVISFGVAPAALAYACGMQGGWDWLILSYFVCCGVSRLARYNVTAESLTGDEGKVSHFEGTPIPTSLALVVVLAVATWQERIGASLWFGVVDLGWQLHPLVLLFAVSGSLMISTIRVPKP